In a single window of the Amia ocellicauda isolate fAmiCal2 chromosome 20, fAmiCal2.hap1, whole genome shotgun sequence genome:
- the pdcd11 gene encoding protein RRP5 homolog translates to MASAEDDFPRGGSFKKPKGVKPVREFVEKDNLFETQEPEKGKKRKKVKREVEKKPKKLKSNEEETLKLNASTTVEILHLKNVTVGTLVLGCVKEARDFELVVSLPSGLTGYIQITRISDAYTKILNEQVDAGESLEDTLALPLLFPPGMVLRCVVFSLEVTKRGHQSIKLSINPREVNKGLSAGSLKAGQLLSGIVASIEDHGYLVDIGVSGTKAFLPRQKAKEDLKLESNELKVGQYLNCLLEEVKNEGRIVRLSVSPSGIAQAVAKAEQGWTLSNLLPGLVVKAQVKQVTSHGLFLGFLSSFTGSVDFLHMDPERASSYSPGDALKACVLYILPSMRTVGFSLLPHLLQPGVAVAPVSCDSVGDVVQDCAVKTMQQQSGALLQLPGGTLAFAHRNYLKESYKSLDVNRTQPGTSHTCRVIDFSPLEQMPLVSLRKSVIDAPFLRYQDLQAGQLVEGTVISLHPYGMQVKVTEHIRGMVPRTHLADIILKNPEIKYSAGDQITCRVLYVISEQKKLVLTRKKTLLESILPRFCTYEDAKPGCVSHCHILAVKNFGCVVGFYGNIKGLVPIKELSTEPAIVPSDLFCLGQVVKAKVLRCDPEQEKLILSFKAVSEVGERTRPVQQGVKYEFETGKEVQLKINSKLDNGLDVSILPEGAAGFLPKAHLSDHVSNCSILWECLREGDIISNAVCLSKAKEHIILSKKPAVKTVLEEGAVAKTFAEVHTGMLLTGWIKSVMPYGVFVEFPYGLVGLAPKSAMSNKFVTNPADNFQVGQTVVARVTNLDEDKKRFLLNLKVSEVSFAGPSVEEQLAVCLQERSTAMNMMASRGDSELAENLSTLTIGQKLKMTVDEVRDDDSISFKSDQYAGATILATKHHLTGVTVSQGQKVTAVVLNVDFLTSHIHVSLLPKLVSKKRMALQRNAKVVATVQYIEQDFAVISLGESSQLTYILLAAHLNDTFHFESEKLSVGMDLIVTVAEPSSEQLGGLPLVVRGSEKLPFVSRERRESVSKEANPIRSQHSFALDEEVIGTVKSIKPTCVLLALDGGVTGSLHVSEIQENVTPGSFPTSTLKIGSTVTARVIGGKEAKSHKFLPITHPKFTYTIPELTLLSSNPTDEQSLKCMKTFEAGQEITCYVSKYNPMKKRLEVDVNLLLAGKVELLAMSLNPKEIKYPKRYFKEGQALKATVVGPNPSRKQLILTLTGMHSLTKGVLTLGVIVKVASNTGLTVSMPFARSGRVSVMDLTDSYRPKPLDKYSVGQVVRCCIIEDDDKKFQLSLRKSRTNPKASNVLKDPEILSVDDLKIGQTVRGYVKSVAPCGVFISLSRNITARARFKQVTNYFVSDHNMYVEHIPELSLLTTKILSVDKKNGHVEVSFLPEDTGKPDVIPESLGLPRRLKTEDKENRESVKRTRKRATSEIQQEVVAEKRKKENDSGVEAYFREEDEDEDAHAHPKTRGASVAPQRLQVTSGFSWDTALSTLRPATMGPEDDDSSEAEEEKECKKPQKTNKREKVEERQRAEKELLRVETELMDSGRRPQTANDFDRLLLSSPDSSLLWLQYMAFHLQATEIEQARAVAERALKTISFREEQEKLNVWVALLNLENLYGTVESLQKVFDRAVQYCEPLPVFQQLADIYAKSNKHKEAASLYASMLKRFRQERAVWLSYGTYLLKNGQKDEAQRLLQRALKSLPNKEHVDLIGKFAQLEFQNGSVERGKSMFESMLSNYPKRTDLWSVYIDLMIKHGSQKDIRNIFDRVIHLSLSAKRIKFFFKRYLDYEKKHGSDESVQAVKEKALEYVDAKGSAATQ, encoded by the exons CTGGGCTGTGTGAAGGAGGCGCGTGATTTTGAGCTTGTTGTCAGTTTGCCAAGTGGCCTCACAGGCTACATCCAGATCACCAGAATCTCAGACGCCTACACCAAGATCCTCAATGAGCAGGTGGACGCAGGAGAGAGTCTGGAG GACACTTTGGCCCTTCCCCTCCTGTTTCCCCCTGGGATGGTGTTGCGCTGTGTGGTGTTCAGTCTGGAGGTCACTAAAAGAGGACATCAGAGCATCAAACTGTCAATCAACCCCAGGGAGGTCAACAAAGGGCTGAGTGCAGGCTCTCTTAAAGCAGGGCAG CTGCTCAGTGGCATTGTGGCCAGCATTGAGGATCATGGCTACTTGGTAGACATTGGCGTCAGTGGAACCAAGGCATTCTTACCCAGACAGAAGGCAAAAGAGGACcttaaattggaaagcaatg AGCTGAAGGTAGGCCAGTATCTGAACTGCCTGCTGGAGGAGGTGAAGAACGAGGGCCGCATCGTCCGCCTGTCTGTCAGCCCCTCTGGCATTGCCCAGGCCGTGGCAAAGGCAGAGCAGGGCTGGACACTCAGCAACCTACTGCCCGGACTGGTAGTGAAGGCCCAGGTCAAACAG GTGACCTCTCACGGCCTCTTTTTGGGCTTCCTGTCCTCTTTCACTGGCTCTGTGGACTTCCTGCACATGGATCCAGAGAGAGCCTCCAGCTACAGCCCAGGGGATGCT TTGAAGGCCTGTGTGCTATACATCCTGCCCTCCATGCGGACAGTTGGCTTCAGCCTGCTGCCTCATCTGCTGCAGCCCGGAGTCGCCGTGGCGCCTGTGAGCTGCGACAGTGTAGGGGATGTGGTGCAGGACTGTGCTGTGAAGACTATGCAGCAGCAATCCGGGGCCCTGCTGCAGCTGCCCGGGGGGACCCTGGCCTTCGCACAC AGAAATTACCTAAAGGAGTCCTACAAATCCCTGGACGTCAACCGCACCCAGCCTGGCACCTCTCATACCTGCAGGGTCATAGACTTCAGCCCCTTGGAGCAGATGCCTCTGGTCAGCCTGCGCAA GAGTGTGATAGATGCCCCTTTCCTCCGATACCAGGACCTGCAGGCTGGACAGCTGGTGGAG GGCACAGTGATCTCCCTGCATCCTTATGGCATGCAAGTAAAGGTGACGGAGCACATCCGGGGCATGGTGCCCCGGACACACCTGGCTGACATCATCCTGAAGAACCCAGAGATCAAGTACAGCGCTGGGGACCAGATCACATGTCGG GTCCTGTATGTTATATCTGAACAGAAGAAGCTAGTGTTGACCAGAAAGAAAACCCTGTTGGAGTCCATACTTCCCCGGTTCTGTACCTACGAGGATGCGAAGCCTGGCTGCGTGTCTCACTGCCACATCCTCGCTGTCAAGAACTTTGGATGCGTGGTCGGCTTCTACGGCAACATCAAGGGCCTGGTGCCCATAAAAGAGCTCAGCACAGAGCCCGCCATTGTCCCATCAGACCTCTTCTGCCTTGGCCAG GTTGTCAAAGCCAAAGTCCTGAGGTGTGACCCTGAGCAGGAGAAGCTGATCTTGTCTTTCAAGGCTGTTTCAGAAGTCGGGGAACGGACTCGGCCCGTCCAACAGGGAGTAAAGTATGAATTTGAAACTGGAAAG GAAGTCCAGCTGAAGATCAATAGCAAGCTCGACAATGGCCTGGATGTTTCCATTCTCCCAGAGGGGGCGGCTGGGTTCCTGCCCAAAGCACATCTCTCTGATCATGTGTCCAACTGCTCCATCCTGTGGGAGTGTTTAAGAGAGGGTGACATCATCTCTAATGCTGTGTGCCTCAGCAAGGCCAAAGAGCACATT ATTTTATCCAAGAAGCCTGCGGTGAAGACGGTGCTTGAAGAAGGAGCTGTGGCCAAGACCTTTGCTGAAGTGCATACTGGGATGCTGCTGACAGGCTGGATCAAGAGCGTCATGCCCTATGGGGTGTTTGTGGAGTTTCCTTATGGCTTGGTTGGTCTAGCTCCCAAATCT GCCATGAGTAACAAGTTCGTTACCAACCCCGCCGACAACTTCCAGGTAGGCCAGACTGTGGTCGCCAGGGTAACCAACCTGGATGAGGACAAGAAGCGCTTCCTGCTGAACCTGAAGGTGTCTGAGGTCAGCTTTGCAGGGCCCAGCGTAGAGGAGCAGCTGGCTGTGTGCCTGCAGGAGAGGAGCACCGCCATGAACATGATGGCCAGTCGAG GGGACTCCGAGCTGGCCGAAAATCTTTCGACTCTGACGATCGGACAGAAGTTGAAAATGACAGTGGATGAAGTGAGAGATGATGACAGCATTTCATTCAAGTCAGACCAGTATGCTGGAGCAACCATACTGGCCACTAAGCACCACTTAACTG GTGTCACTGTGTCACAGGGTCAGAAGGTCACGGCCGTGGTGCTTAATGTGGACTTCCTCACTTCCCACATCCatgtctccctcctcccaaagCTGGTTTCCAAGAAACGAATGGCG CTCCAGCGAAATGCCAAAGTGGTTGCCACAGTGCAGTACATTGAACAGGACTTTGCTGTAATCTCACTGGGTGAAAGCAGCCAACTCACCTACATCCTCTTGGCTGCCCACCTCAATGACACCTTCCACTTCGAGTCTGAGAAGCTCAGTGTCGGGATGGACCTGATCGTCACTGTGGCCGAGCCCAGCTCTGAGCAGCTGGGAGGACTTCCCCTGGTGGTGCGGGGGTCTGAGAAACTGCCATTCGTCAGTCGAGAACGTAGGGAGTCCGTGAGCAAGGAGGCGAATCCCATCCGCAGCCAGCACTCGTTTGCCTTGGACGAAGAGGTCATCGGCACGGTCAAGTCCATCAAGCCCACCTGTGTCCTCCTGGCCTTGGATGGAGGGGTCACAGGCAGCCTCCACGTCTCGGAGATTCAAGAGAACGTCACACCAGGCAGTTTTCCCACCTCCACTCTGAAAATAGGCAGCACTGTCACTGCACGGGTCATTGGGGGCAAAGAGGCCAAAAGTCACAA GTTTTTGCCAATTACACATCCAAAATTCACATATACCATCCCTGAATTGACCCTTCTATCCAG CAACCCCACGGATGAGCAGTCACTCAAGTGTATGAAGACCTTTGAAGCCGGTCAGGAAATCACCTGCTATGTGTCCAAG TACAACCCTATGAAGAAGCGCCTGGAGGTCGATGTGAACTTGCTACTCGCTGGGAAAGTGGAATTGCTGGCAATGAGCCTTAACCCTAAA gagATTAAATATCCAAAGAGGTATTTTAAAGAGGGGCAGGCTCTGAAGGCTACTGTGGTCGGGCCCAACCCTAGCAGAAAACAGCTTATTCTTACTCTCACAG GTATGCACAGCCTGACTAAAGGAGTTCTCACTCTGGGGGTTATCGTCAAAGTGGCCAGCAACACTGGCCTGACCGTATCGATGCCTTTTGCAAGGTCTGGCCGGGTGTCAGTCATGGACCTCACCGACTCCTACAGGCCCAAGCCACTGGACAAGTATAGCGTGGGTCAGGTTGTTAG GTGCTGTATTATTGAAGATGATGACAAAAAGTTCCAGCTGTCCCTGCGGAAGTCCAG GACAAATCCTAAGGCCAGTAATGTTTTGAAAGACCCAGAAATCCTCTCTGTTGATGACCTGAAGATAGGCCAGACTGTCCGTGGCTATGTGAAGTCTGTAGCACCCTGTGGTGTCTTCATTAg CCTGTCCAGAAACATCACAGCTCGGGCTCGTTTCAAACAGGTCACTAACTACTTTGTGAGTGATCACAATATGTATGTGGAACATATCCCTGAGCTATCACTACTCACCACCAAGATTCTGAG tgtggACAAAAAAAACGGTCACGTGGAGGTGTCATTTCTCCCCGAGGACACTGGGAAACCTGATGTCATCCCCGAATCTCTTGGTTTGCCTCGGAGGTTGAAGACTGAGGACAAGGAAAATCGTGAATCGGTCAAGAGGACGCGAAAGAGGGCGACCTCAGAAATCCAGCAG GAGGTGGTAGCTGAGAAACGGAAGAAGGAGAACGACAGTGGGGTGGAGGCCTATTTcagggaggaggatgaggatgaagACGCACACGCACACCCAAAG ACTCGAGGAGCGTCTGTGGCACCCCAGAGGCTTCAGGTCACCAGTGGTTTCTCATGGGACACGGCCCTCAGCACTCTGCGACCGGCCACCATGGGCCCTGAGGACGATGACTCCAGTGAGgcagaggaggagaaggaatgCAAGAAG CCCCAGAAGACAAACAAGCGTGAGAAAGTGGAAGAGAGGCAGCGTGCAGAGAAGGAGCTGCTGCGTGTGGAGACTGAGCTGATGGACTCCGGCCGCCGGCCCCAGACCGCCAATGACTTCGACCGGCTGCTGCTGAGCTCCCCGGACAGCTCCCTGCTGTGGCTGCAGTACATGGCCTTCCACCTGCAGGCCACTGAGATCGAGCAGGCACGAGCTGTGGCCGAGAGGGCCCTCAAGACCATCTCCTTCAG GGAGGAGCAGGAGAAGCTGAACGTTTGGGTGGCTCTACTGAACCTGGAGAACCTGTATGGGACTGTGGAGAGCCTGCAGAAGGTGTTTGACCGAGCGGTGCAGTACTGTGAGCCCCTGCCTGTCTTCCAGCAGTTGGCTGACATCTACGCCAAGTCCAACAAACACAAG GAAGCCGCCAGCCTGTACGCCAGCATGCTTAAACGCTTTCGCCAGGAGCGAGCAGTGTGGCTGAGCTATGGCACCTACCTGCTGAAAAATGGCCAGAAGGACGAAGCACAGAGGCTGCTGCAGAGGGCGCTCAAGAGCCTGCCAAACAAAGAGC ATGTTGACTTGATTGGCAAATTCGCCCAGCTAGAGTTCCAGAACGGCAGCGTGGAGCGCGGCAAGTCCATGTTCGAGAGCATGCTCAGTAACTACCCCAAACGCACCGACTTGTGGTCCGTCTACATCGATCTCATGATCAAACACGGCTCCCAAAAAGACATCCG CAATATATTCGACCGTGTGATCCATCTGAGCCTGTCTGCCAAGAGGATCAAGTTCTTCTTCAAGCGCTACCTGGACTATGAAAAGAAGCACGGCTCGGACGAGAGCGTACAGGCGGTGAAAGAGAAGGCCCTCGAGTACGTAGATGCCAAGGGCTCCGCGGCTACCCAGTGA